The DNA sequence TTGCGCTCGTATCGAACCCCATGGGCGGCACCTTTGGATATAAGTTCTGCCCGACCATGGAGGGATTGGTCGGAGCGGCAGCCCTGGCGACGGGCAAGCCCTGTTTCCTCAGGTACAACTACTTCCAGCACATGACCTACACGGGGAAGCGATCTCCCTTTTTTGTGAACATCAAGTTCGCTGCCGACGATGAAGGCAAAATTCTTGCCATGGAAACGGACTACATTGTGGATCACGGGCCTTACTCGGAGTTTGGGGATTTGCTCACGCTCAGAGGCGCCCAGTTCATGGGAGCAGGCTACAATATCCCCAACATCAGGGGAAGAGGACAGACGGTCTGCACCAATCACGTATGGGGTTCTCCCTTCAGAGCTTACGGCTCTCCGCAATCCCTTTACTCTTCCGAGCTCCTCATGGACGAGCTGGCTGAGAAGATCGGCATGGACCCATGGGAGATACGCTACAAAAATTGCTATCGTCCGGGTTCCACAAATCCGAGCGGGCAGGAACCTGAGGTCTTCAGCTATCCCGAGATGCTTGAAGCCATCAAGCCAAGGTATGAGGAGGCAAAGGAAAGGGCCAAGAAAGAATCCACCGATAAGATCAAAAAAGGCGTCGGACTTTCAATGGCCGTTTACGGCTGTGGGATCGACGGTCCAGACAGTTCCGAGGTATGGGCAGTTTTGAATCCCGACGATACCGTCACAGTCGTAGCTGCCTGGGAGGACCACGGCCAAGGCGCCGATATGGGCATGGTGGGGACAGCTCACGAGGCGCTTCGTCCCATGGGCATTACGCCTGACAGAATAAGATTTACCTGGCCCGATACGTCTAAAACCCCCAACTCGGGGCCTTCCGGCGGATCGCGTCAGCAGGTGTTGACCGGCAGCGCAATCAGGATCGCCTGTTCTGAAATGCTCAAATCCCTACGGAAGCCCGACGGGACGTATATGAACTACGCCGAAGCCGTCAGTGCTGGTAAACCGTTGAAGTACGTTGGTAAATATACCGTTCCAGGCGTTCCCTGCGACGAAAAGGGACAGGGAAGGCCCTTCGTCGTCTATATGTATGGAGTCTTTCTTGCCGAGGTTTCGGTTAATACCGAAACAGGCAAGGTTGCCGTGGACAAGATGACCTTGATGGCTGATATCGGAAAAGTCAATAACCGCCTGGTGACCGATGGCCAGATTTACGGAGGGATCGCCCAGGGAATCGGGCTTGCCCTATCGGAGGACTTTGAGGATATTAAAAGGCATTCTTCCCTCATCGGGGGAGGGTTCCCCTACGCTAAGGATCTCCCAGATGCCATAGAGATAGTCTACTTCGAAAATTACCCCCGGGAGCTTGGTCCCTTTGGTGCTGCTGGAGTAGGAGAGCTGCCGCTTTCCAGCCCACATGCAGCCATTGGAAACGCTATTTACCATGCCTGTGGTGTTAGGGTTCATCGTCTGCCAGCTACACCCGAAAAGGTCCTCGCCGGTCTCAGGGGAGAACGCGTCTAGAAATGCCCTATAACGCCTGCCCTTGACTGCTTAAATTCGGGGGCGGGCGTTATTAAAAAGATAACCGACATGGATCTTTATACTTTTCTTTTGATCGAATCCCCTGAAAGCGTCAATTTCCTGGCAAACCTGGTTAATCTGGTTATGTGATCTCATTGTGAGATATTCGGGAGGAAGTATTAATGGAGCGCTATAAACTCGATGACTTTGAGCAACGCTGCATTCAAGATGAGCTTCCCTACTGTCAGGCGGCATGTCCTCTAAAAGTCGACGCAAAGGCCTTTTGTGCAGCCATGGCACAGAAACGCTTTGATGAAGCAAGAAAAATTTTATCAAAGACAATGCCACTGCCGGACATCATCGGCCGAATCTGCGATCACCCCTGTCAGGATGCCTGTATCTTGTCCCAAAAGGGCGGCGCCATTTTAATAGGAAAGCTTGAAAGGGCTTGCCTAGAACAAACTAAAGATACGGGGCTGCCCCTGCGCCTTCCCCCAAAGGGGTTGTCCGTGACTATTTACGGCGGAGGCCTTTCTTCGTTGACTTGTGCCTTTGAACTGGCAAAAAAGGGCTACCAAGTATGTATGGTCTTTAATGATGAGACCCCCGGTGGCAGGCTTTTGACACTTACACAAGAAGTTTTGCCCCAGGAAGTGCTTGTCACTGCCTGGCAGAACCTGCAACGATTGGGCGTAACAAGGTCATCCGGAAAAGATCCCATCCGCGACTGCTTGAAAGAAGGTAATGTCGCCTACGTGGGTATCGATGACCCCGAATGGACTCATCTGATCAATGGAAATGATATCGATCCAATCACTTACGAGACTTTCACAAAGGGGCTTTTCGCCGGAGGCTATCTTCGAAACAACAAGCCTTCACCCTCATGGGAGTCTGCCGATGGCAAGCGTGCCGCCAACTCCATCGACCGTTATTTTCAGGGTGCGTCACTGACGTCGGGAAGAGAGAAAGAATTCTCGCTTGATACGAAGCTTTACACTTCCATTGAAGGCGTTCCAACCCTCTCGCCCAAGGATGACCCGATAGAGGAGGCCAAACGCTGCATTCAATGCGAATGTCGATGCTGCGTGCGCGAATGTGTCTTTCTTGAAAAGTACAAGGGATATCCAAAGATTTACGTTCGACAGATCTACAACAATTTCGCCATAGTCAGAGGCTCTCACAGCGCCAATAAAATGATAAATTCCTGTTCGCTTTGCGGGCTTTGCGAGGTCCTTTGTCCAAACGATTTTTCAATGGCTGAACTGTGCAGATTTGCACGGGAAGAGATGGTTGAGCGAAACATCATGCCGCCATCGGTACATGAGTTTGCCCTCCTTGACATGGAACATGCCAACTCTCCAAGATCGTCCGGATTTAGAAGCGGAGCAAAGACTACTGAGGCCATCTTCTTTCCGGGTTGTCAATTGAGCGGTGCCATGCCCGACCAGACCGAAAGGGTCGCAAACTTCCTTGGCAAGATGTTTGATGGCAAGATGGGCATAATGCTTGGATGCTGCGGTGCACCTGCCTGGTGGGCTGGCCGGCAAGACAAGCTCAATGAGGTCATCAAAAACATCGAGAAAACCGTAGAATCCGCAGGAAACCCCACCCTGATCCTGGCTTGTTCTTCTTGCAACGAGGTGTTTAAAAACTTCATGCCTAATTTGTCAAGGGTCTCTTTATGGCAAGTGTTGCTTGAAAAGGGGTTACCTGAAACAAGGCCCGCTACAGAAACGCTTGCTCTGCATGACCCTTGCACGACCCGCCACGAACCGGAGTGGAGACAGTCGGTGCGAAAGATACTTCAAATCCTTGGGCAACCTTACGAAGAGCTTGTCTTTGGCGGTGAAGCCACGCGCTGCTGCGGTTACGGCGGCTTACAATCCATGGCCGACCCCGACCTTGCCCGCGAGGGCGTCTCGCGAAGGCTTCAAGAAAGCAAAAACGATTTTCTGACCTATTGTGCCATGTGCCGCGAAAGCCTTTCCGGGTCAGAAAAAACGGTCTTACATCTGCTGGACATCCTATTTCCTCCTCCTGCAGAAAAGAAACGTGCAGGCTTTTCCAAACGTCAGCAAAATAGGGAATTGCTTCGCGTAAAGCTTCTTGGTCCTTGCGACCTTGCTCCCAATCCATGGGATGATTTACTTATATCGATACCCGACGCGGTGCGCGAAAAACTTGAAGACCGCCACATCTTAGACAGCGATATCAGACAAACTCTGTGGGAAGCTTCTTCTACGGGAAGGTATCTCATCTCTCCCGATGGCACCAGGCTTGCTTCTTCAAGGATAGGAAATGTCACCTTTTGGGTGGAATATCGCGAGGATTATCATTCTTTTACGATCGTCAACGCCTGGAGCCACAGGATGATCATGGAGTTGATGTCATGAGCAAGGAAAGTGATCTCGGTTTTCACGAACAGACTGTCTGGAGGTGCAGCTGTGGCGGAGAACTTACGCCGCACAAGGTCGCGGCGCTTTATCTTGGCAATCGCTTCGAGATAGAGCTTCCCGCCTGCTCCCGATGCGGCTTTATTCTTGTGCCTGAGTCTTTAGCGGTGGGCAAGATGCTCGAGGTCGAGAAGATATTGGAGGACAAATGATGTCCTTGCCCTATGAACATCCAAGGTGGCACAGGGTTATGGGCGAAGCGCTTCACCCGGGAGGGGAAGCGCTATCAAGAAGGCTTATACACCTGTGCAACTTTCCCCCAAAGGCCAAGGTGCTTGATGCAGGCTGTGGTGCAGGCGCAACAGTAGGACTTTTGATTGAAGAGGGTTTTGATGCCGTCGGATTTGACAAGTCTTACGACTTGCTTTCGAAGGCAAAGCAAAAGGGTCCGGCAATACA is a window from the Acetomicrobium flavidum genome containing:
- a CDS encoding DVU_1557 family redox protein, which gives rise to MSKESDLGFHEQTVWRCSCGGELTPHKVAALYLGNRFEIELPACSRCGFILVPESLAVGKMLEVEKILEDK
- a CDS encoding pyridine nucleotide-disulfide oxidoreductase/dicluster-binding protein, translating into MERYKLDDFEQRCIQDELPYCQAACPLKVDAKAFCAAMAQKRFDEARKILSKTMPLPDIIGRICDHPCQDACILSQKGGAILIGKLERACLEQTKDTGLPLRLPPKGLSVTIYGGGLSSLTCAFELAKKGYQVCMVFNDETPGGRLLTLTQEVLPQEVLVTAWQNLQRLGVTRSSGKDPIRDCLKEGNVAYVGIDDPEWTHLINGNDIDPITYETFTKGLFAGGYLRNNKPSPSWESADGKRAANSIDRYFQGASLTSGREKEFSLDTKLYTSIEGVPTLSPKDDPIEEAKRCIQCECRCCVRECVFLEKYKGYPKIYVRQIYNNFAIVRGSHSANKMINSCSLCGLCEVLCPNDFSMAELCRFAREEMVERNIMPPSVHEFALLDMEHANSPRSSGFRSGAKTTEAIFFPGCQLSGAMPDQTERVANFLGKMFDGKMGIMLGCCGAPAWWAGRQDKLNEVIKNIEKTVESAGNPTLILACSSCNEVFKNFMPNLSRVSLWQVLLEKGLPETRPATETLALHDPCTTRHEPEWRQSVRKILQILGQPYEELVFGGEATRCCGYGGLQSMADPDLAREGVSRRLQESKNDFLTYCAMCRESLSGSEKTVLHLLDILFPPPAEKKRAGFSKRQQNRELLRVKLLGPCDLAPNPWDDLLISIPDAVREKLEDRHILDSDIRQTLWEASSTGRYLISPDGTRLASSRIGNVTFWVEYREDYHSFTIVNAWSHRMIMELMS
- a CDS encoding molybdopterin-dependent aldehyde oxidoreductase, giving the protein MIQRHFFVNGIERNIPIVDGNDSLAKVLREQLGLTGTKVGCGQGQCGACNVILNGKLVRSCTFRIDKVNDGDSITTIEGIGTPQKMHPLQKAFVKHGVTQCGFCNPGFIISAKVLLDSNPSPTREEVREWFHKNRNACRCTGYIPIINAVMDAAKVLRGEMDESELEFKMPEDGKIWGTTYPRPTAVAKATGTLDYGADLGLKMPKGTLQLALVQATVSHANIKNIDTSEAEKMPGVYKVVTHKDIKGRNRITGLITFPTNKGDGWDRPILCDEKVFQFGDAIAIVCADTYENACAAAEKVKVDLEVLPAYMSAPAAMAEDALEIHPGTPNVYYVQNLEKGEPTTPIFEKAPYVVEDDFYVQRQPHMTIEPDVGFAYIDDNGVLKIHSKTIGAHLHLLMIAPGLGVEPDKIALVSNPMGGTFGYKFCPTMEGLVGAAALATGKPCFLRYNYFQHMTYTGKRSPFFVNIKFAADDEGKILAMETDYIVDHGPYSEFGDLLTLRGAQFMGAGYNIPNIRGRGQTVCTNHVWGSPFRAYGSPQSLYSSELLMDELAEKIGMDPWEIRYKNCYRPGSTNPSGQEPEVFSYPEMLEAIKPRYEEAKERAKKESTDKIKKGVGLSMAVYGCGIDGPDSSEVWAVLNPDDTVTVVAAWEDHGQGADMGMVGTAHEALRPMGITPDRIRFTWPDTSKTPNSGPSGGSRQQVLTGSAIRIACSEMLKSLRKPDGTYMNYAEAVSAGKPLKYVGKYTVPGVPCDEKGQGRPFVVYMYGVFLAEVSVNTETGKVAVDKMTLMADIGKVNNRLVTDGQIYGGIAQGIGLALSEDFEDIKRHSSLIGGGFPYAKDLPDAIEIVYFENYPRELGPFGAAGVGELPLSSPHAAIGNAIYHACGVRVHRLPATPEKVLAGLRGERV